The SAR202 cluster bacterium genome includes a window with the following:
- the mtnP gene encoding S-methyl-5'-thioadenosine phosphorylase, with amino-acid sequence MAQARIGIIGGSGLYKMEGLTGIQEIKIDTPFGKSSDSITLGTLEGERVAFLPRHGRGHRIMPTNLPVKANIYALKTLGVERIISVSAVGSLREELRPLDLVVPHQLIDRTYHRDSTFFDKDVVAHIAFSDPFCPTMSELLYKTASATGARAHAGGTMVVMEGPAFSTRAESNMYRQWGADIIGMTALPEAKLAREAEICYSTLACVTDYDCWREATEVVTVEMVVANLLKNGSVSQRVLKDLIPKIPRGRNCGCGEALKDAIITTREQIPDDFKKNMAPIIGKYVR; translated from the coding sequence ATGGCGCAAGCGCGAATCGGGATAATCGGCGGCAGCGGCCTCTACAAGATGGAGGGGCTGACCGGCATTCAAGAAATAAAAATTGACACGCCCTTCGGCAAGTCCAGCGATTCGATTACGCTTGGGACTCTGGAGGGTGAGCGAGTGGCATTTTTGCCTCGACACGGGCGGGGCCACCGCATCATGCCAACCAACCTGCCGGTAAAGGCCAACATTTACGCGCTGAAGACTCTGGGGGTGGAGCGCATCATATCGGTCAGCGCAGTGGGAAGCCTGCGGGAAGAGCTCAGGCCGTTGGATTTGGTGGTGCCGCACCAGCTGATCGATAGGACGTACCATCGAGATAGCACCTTTTTTGATAAGGACGTGGTGGCGCACATCGCCTTCTCGGACCCTTTCTGTCCAACTATGAGCGAGTTGCTGTACAAGACCGCGTCGGCGACGGGCGCGCGGGCGCATGCCGGCGGCACGATGGTGGTGATGGAGGGCCCGGCTTTTTCGACTCGAGCCGAGTCGAACATGTACCGCCAATGGGGAGCGGATATTATCGGCATGACGGCCCTGCCGGAGGCCAAGCTGGCGCGGGAGGCCGAGATCTGCTATTCGACGCTGGCCTGCGTCACCGACTATGACTGCTGGCGGGAGGCCACGGAGGTGGTGACGGTGGAGATGGTGGTGGCGAATCTTTTGAAAAACGGGTCGGTGTCCCAGCGGGTGCTGAAAGACCTGATTCCGAAGATTCCCAGGGGCCGCAACTGCGGCTGCGGAGAAGCGCTGAAGGACGCCATCATCACCACGCGCGAGCAGATACCGGACGATTTTAAGAAGAATATGGCGCCTATCATTGGAAAGTACGTGAGGTAA
- a CDS encoding nitrile hydratase subunit alpha produces the protein MASKHHGNDHHGHDHDGHGHDHESPKAHQGMSKDQELSYYALRVKALESALVEKGICTPDEVTRAVAEMETRTPADGARVVARAWLYPKFRRRLMTDSKTAIKEMGYDLAGGLPDLVVVENTEETHHVVVCTLCSCYPRWLLGRPPDWYKSLAYRSRVVVDPRGVLKEFGLELPPSMQLKVLDSTAEVRYMVIPRRPRGTYAMGEAELAKLVTRDSMIGVAEALMPEGVKA, from the coding sequence ATGGCAAGTAAACATCACGGCAATGATCATCATGGGCATGATCATGACGGGCACGGGCATGACCACGAATCGCCCAAAGCTCATCAGGGAATGAGCAAGGACCAGGAGTTGAGCTACTACGCCCTGCGCGTGAAGGCCCTGGAGTCGGCGCTGGTGGAGAAGGGGATTTGCACGCCCGACGAGGTCACCCGCGCGGTGGCCGAGATGGAGACGCGCACCCCCGCCGATGGCGCGCGGGTGGTGGCCAGGGCGTGGTTGTATCCCAAGTTTCGGCGTCGTTTGATGACTGACTCCAAGACGGCGATTAAAGAGATGGGCTACGACTTGGCCGGCGGGCTGCCGGACCTGGTGGTGGTGGAGAACACCGAGGAGACGCACCACGTCGTTGTCTGCACGCTGTGCTCCTGCTACCCTCGATGGCTTCTCGGCCGCCCGCCCGACTGGTATAAGAGCCTGGCGTACCGTTCTCGCGTGGTGGTGGACCCTCGCGGCGTGCTGAAAGAGTTCGGGCTGGAGCTGCCGCCGTCGATGCAGTTGAAGGTGCTGGACAGCACCGCCGAGGTCCGGTACATGGTTATCCCTAGGCGGCCTCGCGGCACCTACGCCATGGGCGAGGCCGAGCTGGCCAAGCTGGTTACTCGCGACAGCATGATAGGGGTGGCGGAGGCGCTGATGCCGGAGGGCGTGAAGGCGTAG
- a CDS encoding rhodanese-like domain-containing protein, translating to MPRQEPGEPYLRVDSGEAKAILDKEKGKAAVIDVRRHDEWVSGHVRGAVHIPIDDLPDRIDELPKNKKLLFICAAGVRSGLACEIAASMGLPQEILYNIEDGTPNWINNNLPTDYGQ from the coding sequence ATGCCCAGACAAGAACCCGGCGAACCGTATCTTCGTGTGGACTCTGGGGAGGCCAAGGCCATCCTGGACAAAGAAAAGGGCAAGGCCGCGGTCATCGATGTGAGGAGGCACGACGAGTGGGTCAGCGGCCACGTCCGAGGCGCTGTCCACATTCCTATAGATGATCTGCCCGATCGCATCGACGAACTGCCGAAAAATAAGAAACTGCTGTTTATCTGCGCCGCCGGCGTCCGCAGCGGGCTGGCGTGTGAGATTGCGGCGTCCATGGGGCTGCCGCAGGAGATCCTCTATAACATCGAGGACGGCACGCCCAACTGGATCAACAACAACCTGCCCACTGACTATGGCCAGTAG
- a CDS encoding DUF3052 family protein translates to MGQEAACTLTYKGKSSTGKALLESDRIIFRGDSRLSIPFAKITALEARDGRLRVVSSGDGEAVFELGAYAEKWERKIKNPPSLLDKLGVKPGITVTALGIKDEAFLRDLRSRAAKVGEKIGHGDADVIFIGVEDRAGLEAIERAKVGLKPAGGLWLVYPKGQRQITENDVLSAGRAAGLTDNKVASFSATHTALRFVIPRARR, encoded by the coding sequence ATGGGCCAAGAAGCCGCTTGCACACTGACGTATAAAGGAAAGTCGTCCACTGGCAAGGCGCTGCTGGAGTCGGACAGAATTATCTTTCGCGGCGACTCGCGGCTGAGCATACCCTTCGCCAAAATAACGGCGCTGGAAGCGCGGGATGGCCGGCTGAGAGTCGTCTCGTCCGGAGACGGCGAGGCGGTCTTCGAGCTGGGGGCGTATGCCGAGAAGTGGGAACGCAAGATAAAGAACCCGCCGAGCCTTTTGGATAAGCTTGGCGTCAAGCCAGGGATAACTGTGACGGCGCTGGGGATTAAAGACGAGGCGTTCCTTCGGGATTTGAGGTCGAGGGCAGCCAAGGTGGGCGAGAAAATAGGGCATGGCGACGCCGACGTTATTTTCATAGGGGTGGAGGATAGGGCAGGCTTGGAGGCCATCGAAAGGGCAAAGGTAGGATTAAAGCCCGCCGGAGGCCTATGGCTGGTCTATCCAAAGGGGCAACGTCAGATTACCGAGAACGATGTCCTCTCCGCCGGTCGCGCCGCCGGCCTGACGGACAACAAGGTGGCGAGTTTTTCGGCAACCCATACCGCCCTGAGGTTTGTGATACCAAGGGCCAGGAGGTAA
- a CDS encoding sugar kinase yields the protein MSVLVVGSVGYDTVSTPVASGKDLLGGSATYFSLSASRFTEVSLVAVVGKDFREAHLKLLGDHKVDTSGLEVAEGKTFRWSGRYRHEDVNSRDTLDTQLNVFAGFKPKLRPEHRRKDYLFLANIDPVLQMEVLGQMERRPKLVGMDTMNFWIEGKRDALAKVIGSVDVVFMDEGEVRSYARESNLVKAARAIMGQGPKTVVAKRGEHGVLLVTKDSVFAAPAFPLDTVVDPTGAGDTFAGGFMGYLASTGNLSHRGFRRATVLGSVMGSFVVESLSADRLLSLDYDALQSRFRAFTALTSFEELKAGEGLPWRGRNGRFEKGTK from the coding sequence TTGAGCGTACTAGTCGTCGGTTCCGTGGGGTACGACACTGTCAGCACGCCGGTAGCGTCCGGCAAGGACCTGCTGGGCGGCTCCGCCACCTACTTCTCGCTGTCGGCCAGCCGATTCACCGAGGTGTCGCTGGTGGCGGTGGTCGGCAAGGACTTTCGCGAGGCGCATCTAAAGTTGTTGGGCGACCACAAGGTAGACACATCAGGGCTGGAAGTAGCCGAGGGCAAGACCTTCCGATGGTCGGGCCGCTACCGGCACGAGGACGTGAACTCGCGGGATACGCTGGACACCCAGCTAAACGTCTTCGCAGGGTTCAAGCCGAAGCTAAGGCCGGAACACCGGCGTAAAGACTATCTGTTCCTGGCGAACATTGACCCGGTGTTGCAGATGGAGGTCCTGGGTCAGATGGAGCGACGACCCAAGCTGGTGGGGATGGACACGATGAACTTCTGGATTGAGGGCAAGCGAGATGCCCTGGCTAAAGTCATCGGCTCGGTGGATGTGGTGTTCATGGACGAAGGCGAGGTGCGTTCCTATGCCCGCGAGTCCAATCTGGTGAAAGCGGCGCGGGCTATTATGGGCCAGGGGCCGAAGACTGTAGTGGCGAAGCGCGGGGAGCATGGGGTGCTGCTGGTGACAAAAGATTCCGTTTTCGCCGCGCCTGCGTTTCCCCTCGACACGGTGGTAGACCCCACGGGCGCAGGCGACACTTTCGCCGGCGGGTTCATGGGCTACCTGGCGTCGACGGGCAATTTAAGCCATCGCGGGTTCAGGCGGGCGACGGTGCTGGGGTCGGTCATGGGGTCCTTTGTCGTCGAAAGCCTTAGCGCCGACCGGCTACTGTCCCTGGACTACGACGCGCTGCAGTCGCGCTTTCGGGCCTTCACGGCCCTGACCAGCTTTGAAGAGCTGAAGGCCGGGGAGGGCCTGCCCTGGCGCGGGAGGAACGGACGATTCGAGAAGGGAACCAAATAA
- a CDS encoding methionine adenosyltransferase, producing the protein MNAKKYLLTSESVTEGHPDKLCDQVSDAVLDAILRNDPTARVACETSTTNGLVVVMGEVTTDTYVDVPSIVRETLKKAGYTKPEYGIDFKSCGVMVAIQEQSKDISTAVSTALEVRTNNNDGVDPLDLIGAGDQGMMVGFACNETPEMMPLPVALSHRLVKRLALVRKEGALPYLWPDGKSQVTVEYHKGVPKRVHTVVISAQHSPEVPMEQLKKDIMEQVIKPTLPANLVDKDTKYYINPSGRFVIGGPAGDTGLTGRKILVDTYGGLARHGGGAFSGKDPTKVDRSGAYAARYVAKNIVAAGLADRAEVQVSYAIGVAHPISISVETFGTEKVSVDRIQELIPKHFDLRPAAIIRDLNLRRPIYSDLAAYGHFGRVELNVPWEKTDKAKALKAAAEAK; encoded by the coding sequence ATGAATGCTAAGAAGTACCTGCTGACCTCCGAGTCGGTGACGGAGGGCCATCCGGACAAGCTGTGCGACCAGGTGTCCGACGCCGTGTTGGACGCCATCCTTCGCAACGACCCCACGGCTCGCGTCGCCTGCGAGACCTCTACCACCAACGGGCTGGTGGTGGTCATGGGGGAGGTCACCACCGACACATATGTTGACGTTCCTAGCATTGTGAGGGAGACACTGAAGAAGGCAGGGTACACTAAGCCGGAGTACGGCATCGATTTTAAAAGCTGCGGCGTCATGGTGGCGATACAGGAGCAGTCCAAGGACATCTCCACAGCCGTCAGCACGGCCCTGGAGGTGCGGACCAACAATAATGATGGGGTCGACCCCTTGGATCTCATCGGCGCGGGGGACCAGGGGATGATGGTGGGCTTCGCCTGCAACGAGACGCCGGAGATGATGCCCCTGCCCGTGGCGCTGTCGCACCGGCTGGTCAAAAGGCTGGCCCTGGTGCGAAAAGAGGGCGCGCTGCCCTACCTGTGGCCTGACGGCAAGTCGCAAGTGACGGTTGAATACCACAAGGGCGTCCCCAAGCGAGTCCACACGGTAGTTATCAGCGCCCAGCATTCGCCTGAGGTGCCGATGGAGCAGTTGAAAAAGGATATTATGGAGCAGGTCATCAAGCCGACCCTGCCCGCCAACCTGGTTGATAAAGACACCAAGTATTACATCAACCCCAGCGGGCGGTTCGTCATCGGCGGGCCGGCGGGGGACACGGGGCTGACGGGGCGCAAGATACTGGTGGACACCTACGGCGGCCTGGCCCGTCACGGCGGCGGCGCGTTTTCGGGGAAAGACCCCACGAAGGTGGACCGCTCCGGCGCCTACGCTGCGCGATATGTGGCCAAGAACATCGTCGCGGCGGGGCTGGCGGACCGGGCGGAGGTGCAGGTGTCGTATGCCATAGGCGTGGCGCATCCCATATCCATCAGCGTCGAGACCTTTGGCACCGAGAAGGTGTCGGTGGACAGGATACAGGAGCTGATACCGAAACACTTTGACCTGCGGCCTGCCGCCATTATCCGCGACCTGAACCTGCGGCGTCCCATCTATAGCGACCTGGCGGCTTACGGCCATTTCGGGCGTGTGGAATTGAACGTGCCGTGGGAAAAGACTGATAAGGCCAAGGCGCTTAAGGCGGCGGCGGAAGCGAAGTAA
- a CDS encoding S41 family peptidase, producing the protein MRLSKYLPWSVAAIALLLLAVEVVSCNLRPGSDVDVPRGMSEEFKPFFETYSAIKRQHVDREALDNAALAEGAIRGMLQALDDPYATYLDKNDFEVGLGRFRGSFEGIGAEVANRQGSTVIVAAFPGSPAEKAGIRSGDVILEVDGSSTEGLSVIEVVTKIRGAKGTPVRLLVLHRGDADPVALDIVRDVIATPTVRHEVIEGDLLYIRVSTFGETTKDELIKAFEQSEAVGAKGMLIDLRNNPGGYVSSAIDVTSQFLKDGLVFYQVDGQGQREEHPVVSGGQATDDIITVLVNEFSASASEIFAGAMRDHQRALLVGTKTFGKGSVNLQYPLSGGAGVYFTVAHWYTPGGSLIEGQGIAPNIEVHNKRDSDEDLQLMRAIEVLRERIQQGDSYGLGGS; encoded by the coding sequence TTGCGTCTTTCTAAATACCTCCCCTGGTCCGTGGCCGCCATTGCCCTGCTTCTTCTTGCGGTGGAGGTGGTGAGCTGCAATCTCCGCCCAGGCTCCGACGTGGACGTCCCCAGGGGTATGTCCGAGGAGTTCAAGCCCTTCTTTGAGACTTACTCGGCCATCAAGAGGCAGCATGTAGACAGGGAAGCCCTCGACAACGCCGCCTTGGCCGAGGGCGCGATTCGCGGCATGCTCCAAGCCCTGGACGACCCCTATGCCACCTATCTCGATAAAAACGACTTCGAGGTGGGGCTAGGCAGGTTCCGGGGTTCCTTCGAGGGCATCGGCGCAGAGGTCGCCAATCGCCAGGGCAGCACAGTTATCGTCGCAGCCTTCCCGGGCTCGCCCGCCGAAAAAGCCGGCATCCGCTCCGGCGATGTCATCCTGGAGGTCGACGGCTCCAGCACCGAGGGCCTCAGCGTCATCGAAGTCGTCACCAAGATTCGCGGCGCCAAAGGCACTCCGGTCAGGCTCCTGGTGCTGCATCGCGGAGATGCAGACCCCGTGGCCCTGGATATAGTCCGCGACGTTATTGCCACACCCACGGTCAGACACGAGGTCATTGAAGGCGACCTCTTATATATCCGTGTCTCTACCTTCGGCGAGACCACCAAGGATGAGCTGATTAAAGCCTTCGAGCAGTCCGAAGCCGTCGGCGCCAAGGGTATGCTCATAGACCTGCGCAACAATCCTGGCGGCTACGTCAGCTCCGCCATTGATGTTACCAGCCAGTTTTTGAAGGACGGCCTGGTCTTTTACCAGGTGGACGGGCAAGGGCAGCGGGAGGAGCATCCGGTCGTCAGCGGTGGTCAGGCCACCGATGACATTATCACCGTGCTGGTCAATGAGTTCAGCGCCAGCGCCAGCGAGATCTTCGCTGGGGCTATGCGGGATCACCAGCGCGCGCTGCTGGTAGGGACCAAGACCTTCGGCAAGGGCAGCGTCAACCTTCAGTACCCCCTTAGCGGTGGTGCCGGCGTCTACTTCACCGTCGCCCACTGGTACACCCCTGGCGGCAGCCTTATCGAGGGCCAGGGCATCGCTCCCAACATAGAGGTCCACAATAAGCGCGATTCCGACGAGGACTTGCAGCTCATGCGGGCCATAGAGGTCTTGCGAGAACGCATCCAGCAGGGGGACTCCTATGGACTCGGAGGGTCGTAG
- a CDS encoding adenosylhomocysteinase: MVSKLKGDIKDPKLAAGGVDHIQWAGQDMPVLNLIRERFAKEKPLKGVRIAACLHVTSETANLALTLKAGGAQLALCASNPLSTQDDVAAALVKEYGIPTFAIKGEDDKTYYSHIRAALDNRPQITMDDGADLVATIHQERQELIEDVIGGTEETTTGVIRLRAMAKDGKLRYPIVAVNEADTKHLFDNRYGTGQSTLDGITRATNVLWAGRKVVVMGYGWCGRGVANRARGMGASVIVTEVDPVKALEAVMDGFTVMPSLEAAKVGDIFITVTGGLKTIGKKHMERMRSGAILANSGHFNVEIDIPSLESMAASKREVRPFVREYSLKDERKLYLLGDGRLVNLAAAEGHPSSVMDMSFANQALSVEYLSQNKAGLKPQVYPVPKEMDNEVGRLKLQSMGIDIDTLSPEQAKYLQSWQEGT; the protein is encoded by the coding sequence TTGGTAAGCAAACTAAAAGGTGATATCAAAGACCCAAAGCTGGCGGCTGGCGGCGTTGACCATATCCAGTGGGCCGGCCAGGACATGCCGGTGTTGAATTTAATTCGAGAGCGGTTCGCCAAAGAGAAGCCGCTGAAGGGCGTGCGGATTGCGGCGTGCTTACACGTCACCAGCGAAACGGCCAACCTGGCGCTGACGCTGAAGGCGGGCGGCGCGCAGTTGGCGCTGTGCGCGAGCAACCCCCTGAGCACTCAGGACGACGTGGCCGCAGCCCTGGTGAAGGAGTACGGCATTCCTACCTTCGCCATCAAGGGCGAGGACGACAAGACCTATTACAGCCACATTCGTGCGGCCCTGGACAACCGTCCGCAGATAACCATGGATGACGGCGCTGACCTGGTGGCCACCATCCACCAGGAGCGGCAGGAGCTAATCGAGGATGTCATCGGCGGGACCGAGGAGACGACGACGGGGGTCATTCGATTGCGGGCCATGGCTAAGGACGGCAAGCTGCGGTATCCCATCGTCGCGGTCAACGAGGCGGACACAAAGCATCTCTTCGACAATCGATACGGCACGGGCCAAAGCACCCTGGACGGCATTACGCGCGCCACCAACGTCCTCTGGGCGGGGCGGAAGGTGGTGGTGATGGGCTATGGTTGGTGCGGCCGGGGCGTCGCCAATCGAGCGCGAGGCATGGGAGCCAGCGTCATCGTGACGGAGGTGGACCCGGTGAAGGCCCTGGAGGCGGTGATGGACGGCTTTACCGTCATGCCGAGCCTGGAGGCGGCTAAGGTGGGGGACATTTTTATCACCGTCACGGGCGGGCTCAAGACCATCGGCAAGAAGCACATGGAGCGGATGCGCAGCGGCGCCATACTGGCCAACAGCGGCCATTTCAACGTCGAGATCGACATACCGTCGTTGGAAAGTATGGCGGCGTCCAAGCGAGAGGTACGGCCCTTTGTTAGAGAGTACAGCTTGAAGGATGAGCGCAAGCTGTACCTGCTGGGCGATGGGCGGCTGGTGAACCTGGCGGCGGCGGAGGGCCACCCGTCCAGCGTCATGGACATGAGCTTCGCCAACCAGGCGTTGAGCGTGGAATACCTATCGCAAAACAAGGCCGGGCTCAAGCCTCAGGTCTATCCCGTGCCCAAGGAGATGGATAACGAGGTTGGAAGGCTGAAGCTGCAATCCATGGGAATCGACATCGATACCCTTTCCCCGGAGCAGGCCAAGTACCTGCAAAGCTGGCAAGAAGGAACATAA
- the smpB gene encoding SsrA-binding protein SmpB encodes MDSEGRSASFNRQAFHDYDILERFEAGLVLTGTEIKSIRSGRADLRGSFAKSEQGELWLHGMHIAPYEHGGRYNQDPKRPRKLLLRRDQIKEIRAKLEQKGLAVVPIKLYVKRGWAKVELGLARGKKKYDKRRDIIDRALEREAQRAVRQRV; translated from the coding sequence ATGGACTCGGAGGGTCGTAGCGCCTCCTTTAACCGCCAGGCCTTCCACGACTACGACATACTAGAGCGTTTCGAGGCCGGCCTGGTGCTAACCGGCACCGAGATCAAGTCCATCCGGTCCGGCCGCGCCGACCTGCGCGGCAGCTTCGCCAAGTCGGAGCAGGGCGAACTGTGGCTCCACGGCATGCACATCGCCCCCTACGAGCACGGCGGACGATATAACCAGGACCCCAAGCGCCCCCGAAAACTTTTGCTGCGCCGCGACCAGATCAAGGAGATACGGGCCAAGCTGGAGCAAAAGGGGCTGGCCGTGGTGCCGATTAAACTTTATGTAAAGCGAGGCTGGGCCAAGGTGGAGCTGGGCCTGGCCCGCGGCAAGAAGAAGTACGACAAACGCCGCGACATCATAGACCGCGCCCTGGAGCGGGAGGCCCAGCGGGCCGTGAGGCAGCGAGTCTAG
- a CDS encoding nitrile hydratase subunit beta, giving the protein MGLGVNSTLFFIGEEYKMRPSLRNRGGVMPAVHDRGGVPFDKPIEKSDHPIQDWEVRIDGLRAVLARKGLLKTDEMRRAIEALPREKYESIEYYAKWAEAVEAILVEKGLVSKADLDRRMKGQTR; this is encoded by the coding sequence ATGGGGTTGGGTGTAAACTCAACCTTGTTTTTTATCGGCGAAGAATACAAAATGAGACCATCGCTACGGAACCGGGGAGGCGTTATGCCGGCAGTCCACGACAGGGGCGGCGTGCCCTTCGACAAGCCTATCGAAAAGTCAGACCACCCGATACAGGACTGGGAGGTGCGCATCGACGGGCTTCGGGCAGTATTGGCGCGCAAGGGGCTGCTGAAGACCGACGAGATGCGCCGGGCTATAGAGGCTTTGCCGAGGGAGAAGTACGAGTCGATTGAGTATTACGCCAAGTGGGCGGAGGCGGTGGAGGCGATACTGGTGGAGAAGGGCTTGGTGTCCAAGGCGGATTTAGACCGGCGAATGAAGGGCCAGACGAGGTAA
- a CDS encoding nitrile hydratase subunit beta, translated as MAAQTSTKFKAGDRVRVSSREHKGHHRTPWYVKGKSGVVVKAHGAYTNPESLAYGGSGEPAVQLYLVQFRQKDLWTSYGGPDSDNLCVDIFEHWLEPA; from the coding sequence ATGGCCGCGCAAACTAGCACCAAGTTCAAGGCGGGCGACCGCGTCAGGGTGTCGTCGAGGGAACACAAAGGACACCACCGCACGCCATGGTACGTCAAGGGGAAGTCGGGGGTGGTGGTGAAGGCCCACGGCGCCTATACCAACCCCGAGAGTCTGGCCTACGGCGGCAGCGGTGAGCCCGCGGTGCAGTTGTATCTAGTCCAGTTTCGCCAGAAAGACCTGTGGACCTCCTACGGAGGTCCCGACAGCGATAACCTTTGCGTCGATATCTTTGAACACTGGCTGGAACCAGCCTGA